A single window of Aspergillus oryzae RIB40 DNA, chromosome 8 DNA harbors:
- a CDS encoding WD40 repeat domain-containing protein (WD40 repeat) encodes MTMSMNGRKFVQNFTYNLERDFASPAGEPAAWAPGHPKRWGQERAKIGLGGIASTPTLSPDDKLVAVGVNEKILVFDVATQASLEVLTDEKRVESVQFAPGVVDSRDGKHARYLLASQGGSDENPQVIIWELDEKGKLVTTTEPRLVFEGELGSFSPDGKTLVFFSQNETTQEESREAAALPCINLWNIETQSFRHHLLGHTDRIMWAAMSPDNKLVASVAWDGIARVWDAWSGSCLHVLGPMGGQLWSGAFSPDQEFLAFSQGDPRTYIHVYDIATGKQVSRFDKLHMATRSLSWRHDGTMLACGADDGTLCIWDPYTGEERMRWCLAFDDFLMCRFANTRAVQFVDGGKKLVFQIREGTVEVYDFERNLKQQFTRGVDDKIDRCPVSEMVCSRDSKFVVVPDMDGSLRVWDL; translated from the coding sequence ATGACCATGTCCATGAACGGAAGAAAATTTGTGCAAAATTTTACCTATAACCTTGAGCGTGACTTCGCTTCTCCCGCTGGAGAACCTGCCGCCTGGGCTCCAGGCCATCCGAAGCGATGGGGACAAGAGAGAGCAAAGATTGGGCTGGGTGGAATAGCATCCACACCCACTCTGAGTCCCGATGATAAACTTGTGGCAGTGGGGGTCAATGAAAAAATACTCGTCTTCGATGTTGCTACGCAGGCGTCTCTCGAAGTATTGACCGATGAAAAGCGGGTTGAGAGTGTCCAGTTTGCACCAGGTGTGGTCGACAGCCGCGATGGCAAACATGCCCGGTATTTGCTGGCGTCACAAGGCGGCAGTGATGAGAACCCACAGGTGATCATATGGGAGCTGGACGAGAAGGGGAAACTCGTCACCACGACAGAGCCCCGACTCGTCTTCGAGGGCGAGCTCGGCTCTTTCAGTCCGGACGGCAAGACGCTGGTCTTTTTCAGCCAGAACGAGACAACTCAAGAGGAAAGCCGCGAAGCTGCAGCTCTTCCCTGTATCAATCTGTGGAATATCGAAACCCAATCCTTTCGACACCACCTGCTGGGCCACACGGACCGGATCATGTGGGCTGCCATGAGCCCCGATAACAAGCTGGTCGCATCCGTCGCATGGGATGGCATAGCCCGGGTCTGGGATGCCTGGTCCGGGTCCTGTCTTCACGTCTTGGGGCCGATGGGCGGCCAGCTCTGGAGCGGAGCCTTCTCTCCGGATCAAGAATTTCTCGCCTTCAGCCAGGGAGATCCCCGGACCTATATCCACGTCTACGATATCGCTACGGGGAAGCAGGTATCTCGCTTTGATAAATTGCACATGGCGACCCGTTCTCTGTCCTGGAGGCACGACGGGACCATGCTCGCCTGCGGGGCTGATGACGGGACACTTTGTATCTGGGATCCATACACTGGAGAGGAGCGGATGCGATGGTGTCTCGCATTCGATGACTTCCTTATGTGTCGCTTTGCTAACACTCGAGCTGTGCAGTTTGTGGATGGTGGCAAGAAGTTGGTGTTTCAGATCCGAGAGGGAACCGTGGAAGTGTATGATTTTGAGAGAAATCTCAAGCAGCAGTTTACAAGAGGAGTGGACGACAAGATAGACAGATGTCCTGTCTCGGAGATGGTCTGCTCAAGGGATTCCAAATTTGTTGTGGTCCCGGATATGGATGGATCCTTGAGAGTTTGGGATCTCTAG
- a CDS encoding glycoside hydrolase family 11 protein (predicted protein), with product MVSASQLLFCLPVLGALATPTDSTTAQAVARSPEFLEHMGALIANATGEATLERRDATFKTSKDGVDAAGFYYSLYNANGAGAEYSESENSGQFKLSWNTNSEFLGGKGFKGGSPRSLSWDGQFQAEGDFTLAVYGWTTDPVTEWYVVEAHGTGTPGNGHILGQVEDDGGIYDVYMLPYRNVPEIYGVTNFNQLWSVRREARHTGTVDVAAHFKRWQELGLKPGNPVFQMVTAEGFKGSGNLDFTLQK from the exons ATGGTGTCAGCCAGTCAATTGCTGTTCTGCCTTCCTGTCCTGGGAGCGCTCGCAACTCCCACGGATAGCACCACAGCCCAAGCTGTCGCTAGGTCTCCTGAATTTCTCGAACACATGGGAGCTCTTATCGCCAATGCAACAGGAGAAGCAACCCTTGAAAGGCGCGATGCGACGTTCAAAACAAGCAAGGACGGCGTAGACGCCGCAGGGTTTTACTACTCCCTATACAACGCGAATGGCGCAGGTGCCGAATACTCTGAGTCCGAAAACAGCGGACAGTTCAAGCTCAGCTGGAACACGAACAGCGAGTTTCTGGGCGGAAAGGGCTTCAAGGGTGGAAGTCCTCG CTCCCTGTCTTGGGACGGCCAGTTTCAGGCTGAAGGCGATTTCACTCTGGCGGTCTATGGCTGGACCACGGATCCCGTCACCGAGTGGTACGTTGTCGAAGCTCATGGAACGGGCACGCCGGGTAATGGCCATATTCTCGGCCaggttgaagacgatggcggCATCTATGATGTCTACATGCTCCCCTACAGGAATGTCCCTGAGATCTATGGAGTTACGAACTTTAACCAGTTATGGTCTGTTCGCCGTGAAGCTCGCCATACCGGTACTGTCGACGTTGCTGCTCACTTCAAGCGCTGGCAGGAGCTGGGGCTCAAGCCTGGCAACCCTGTTTTTCAGATGGTCACCGCGGAAGGATTCAAAGGTTCTGGAAATCTTGACTTCACTCTCCAGAAGTAG